A single window of Actinoallomurus bryophytorum DNA harbors:
- a CDS encoding TetR/AcrR family transcriptional regulator produces the protein MTQTSDGPVTKLTVRPPGRPRSERADRAIIEATVDLLAEEGGVAGVSIEAVAARAAVGKTTIYRRWPNKEALIIDALAALKEPFPVPVGDSVRDDLVAIARAFMTDKSDKKRLDCYWSIMSGAERYPELIARFNREVIEPRRDVIRRVLRRGIESGELRADLDVEVTLWLIMGAVAHRARAWGAGPVPDDFPGKVIDALLAGIGTN, from the coding sequence ATGACTCAGACGAGTGACGGACCGGTCACGAAGCTCACCGTGCGTCCACCCGGACGCCCCCGCAGTGAGCGCGCGGACAGGGCGATCATCGAAGCGACGGTCGACCTGCTCGCCGAGGAGGGCGGCGTGGCCGGCGTCTCGATCGAAGCCGTCGCCGCACGAGCGGCCGTCGGCAAGACGACGATCTACCGGCGCTGGCCCAACAAGGAAGCGCTGATCATCGACGCCCTGGCCGCGCTGAAGGAGCCGTTCCCCGTACCGGTCGGCGACTCGGTACGGGACGACCTCGTCGCCATCGCACGGGCCTTCATGACGGACAAGAGCGACAAGAAGCGGCTCGACTGCTACTGGAGCATCATGAGCGGGGCCGAGCGGTACCCGGAGCTGATCGCCCGCTTCAACCGCGAGGTCATCGAACCGCGCCGCGACGTCATCCGCCGGGTGCTGCGCCGCGGCATCGAGTCGGGCGAGCTGAGAGCGGACCTCGACGTCGAGGTGACGCTCTGGCTCATCATGGGCGCGGTCGCCCACCGCGCCCGCGCCTGGGGCGCGGGCCCGGTGCCGGACGACTTCCCGGGCAAAGTGATCGACGCCCTCCTCGCCGGCATCGGTACGAACTGA
- a CDS encoding DHA2 family efflux MFS transporter permease subunit, with protein MDPQTIHKRRWTILYVLVICLLVIVLDNTVLNVALKTIADPRQGLGASQGQLEWAINAYTLVFAGLLFTFGVLGDRIGHRRMLVIGMVMFGLSSLVSSYAQTPGQLILARAAMGLGGAAVMPQTLSIIANVFEPEERGRAIGIWAGAVGIGIAIGPITGGLLLDHFWWGSVFLINVPIVVVGVIAVSLLVPESRGRHMKIDFGGVLLSIAGLVLLTYGIIEGGEKATVTAPQVYGAVIAGIVLLGAFVWYESRIEHPSLNVRLFRDGRLSASVGAIGLVFFALGGVVLFISLYLQSVRGFSPLRAGLLSLPLAVGQLLVAPRSATFVARFGARRVAATGLFMVALALLSYHLTATVDSPIWLLEVTFFVQGAGMGMVMPPATTAVMAVLPREQAGSGSAINNIARQVAIALGVAVLGSLVSSIYRSDMKPHLAALPAKLRDAAGESIGATGGVAERLGPAGRTILAPAHQSFVHAMHVTSAISSAVALLGVFVVLKWMPGKGSDEVLEPSASQPEHIEV; from the coding sequence ATGGATCCGCAGACCATCCACAAGAGGCGTTGGACGATCCTGTACGTCCTGGTCATCTGCCTTCTTGTCATCGTCCTCGACAACACCGTGCTCAACGTCGCCCTGAAGACCATCGCGGATCCGCGACAGGGCCTGGGCGCCTCGCAGGGGCAGCTCGAGTGGGCGATCAACGCCTACACGCTCGTCTTCGCGGGCCTGCTGTTCACCTTCGGCGTCCTGGGCGACCGGATCGGCCACCGGCGCATGCTGGTCATCGGCATGGTGATGTTCGGCCTGTCGTCCCTGGTCTCCTCGTACGCCCAGACGCCCGGCCAGCTCATCCTGGCCCGCGCGGCAATGGGCCTCGGCGGCGCGGCGGTCATGCCGCAGACGCTGTCGATCATCGCCAACGTCTTCGAGCCCGAGGAGCGGGGCCGCGCCATCGGCATCTGGGCCGGGGCGGTCGGCATCGGGATCGCGATCGGGCCGATCACCGGCGGGCTGCTGCTCGACCACTTCTGGTGGGGTTCGGTCTTCCTGATCAACGTCCCGATCGTCGTGGTCGGAGTGATCGCCGTCTCCCTGCTCGTCCCCGAGTCCCGCGGACGGCACATGAAGATCGACTTCGGCGGCGTGCTGCTGTCGATCGCCGGTCTGGTGCTGCTGACCTACGGGATCATCGAGGGCGGAGAGAAGGCCACCGTCACCGCCCCGCAGGTGTACGGCGCGGTCATCGCCGGCATCGTGCTCCTCGGCGCGTTCGTCTGGTACGAGTCGCGCATCGAACACCCGTCGCTGAACGTCAGGCTGTTCCGCGACGGCCGCCTGTCGGCGTCGGTCGGCGCGATCGGACTCGTCTTCTTCGCGCTCGGCGGCGTCGTCCTGTTCATCTCGCTGTACCTGCAGAGCGTCCGCGGCTTCAGCCCACTGCGCGCGGGCCTGCTGTCCCTGCCGCTGGCGGTGGGGCAGCTGCTCGTCGCACCGCGCAGCGCCACGTTCGTCGCGCGCTTCGGGGCCCGGCGAGTGGCCGCGACCGGGCTGTTCATGGTCGCGCTCGCCCTGCTGAGCTACCACCTGACCGCCACCGTGGACAGCCCGATCTGGCTGCTCGAGGTCACGTTCTTCGTCCAGGGCGCCGGAATGGGCATGGTCATGCCGCCGGCCACCACCGCGGTCATGGCGGTACTGCCACGCGAACAGGCGGGATCCGGATCGGCGATCAACAACATCGCCCGTCAGGTCGCGATCGCGCTCGGCGTCGCCGTACTCGGCTCACTGGTCTCCTCGATCTACCGGTCCGACATGAAGCCGCACCTGGCGGCCCTGCCCGCGAAGCTGCGCGACGCCGCGGGGGAGTCGATCGGCGCCACCGGGGGAGTGGCCGAAAGGCTCGGCCCGGCCGGCCGGACGATCCTCGCCCCCGCACACCAGTCGTTCGTGCACGCCATGCATGTGACCTCGGCGATCTCATCCGCGGTCGCCCTGCTCGGCGTCTTCGTCGTACTCAAGTGGATGCCGGGAAAAGGGTCCGATGAGGTCCTGGAGCCGTCCGCCTCGCAGCCAGAGCACATCGAGGTGTGA
- the panB gene encoding 3-methyl-2-oxobutanoate hydroxymethyltransferase, protein MSASQSQPTALYGGGQTGRRVTVRDLATAKERGEKWPMLTAYDALTARVFDDAGIPVLLVGDSGGMVVLGYDSTIPVTVDELLPLTAAVVRGTSRALVVADMPFGSYQTGPEEALRNAARFLKEAGAHAVKLEGGERVLPQVETLVAAGIPVMAHLGLTPQSVNAFGGYRVQGRGEAGERLMSDAKAMEAAGAFSLVLECVPAELAERVTHALSIPVIGIGAGSGTDAQVLVWQDMAGLTPQTAKFVKRYADVAGVLRSAVEEYAADVVSGAFPAEEHSYR, encoded by the coding sequence ATGTCTGCATCTCAGAGTCAGCCGACCGCGCTCTACGGCGGCGGCCAGACCGGACGCCGCGTGACCGTACGCGACCTCGCGACGGCAAAGGAACGCGGCGAGAAGTGGCCCATGCTCACCGCGTACGACGCGCTGACCGCGCGGGTGTTCGACGACGCCGGGATTCCGGTCCTGCTCGTCGGCGACTCCGGGGGCATGGTGGTCCTGGGCTACGACTCCACGATCCCGGTGACCGTCGACGAACTGCTCCCGCTCACCGCCGCCGTCGTACGCGGCACGTCGCGCGCGCTGGTCGTCGCGGACATGCCGTTCGGCTCGTACCAGACCGGCCCGGAGGAGGCGCTGCGCAACGCGGCGCGTTTCCTCAAGGAGGCCGGCGCCCACGCGGTCAAGCTCGAGGGCGGCGAGCGCGTGCTCCCGCAGGTCGAGACACTGGTCGCGGCCGGCATCCCGGTCATGGCCCACCTCGGCCTCACGCCCCAGTCGGTGAACGCCTTCGGCGGCTACCGGGTCCAGGGGCGCGGCGAGGCGGGCGAACGCCTGATGTCCGACGCCAAGGCCATGGAGGCGGCGGGCGCGTTCTCGCTCGTGCTCGAGTGCGTGCCGGCGGAACTCGCCGAGCGGGTGACCCACGCGCTGTCGATCCCGGTCATCGGCATCGGGGCCGGGTCCGGCACCGACGCCCAGGTGCTCGTCTGGCAGGACATGGCCGGGCTCACGCCGCAGACCGCCAAGTTCGTCAAGCGGTACGCCGACGTGGCCGGGGTGCTGCGCTCCGCCGTCGAGGAGTACGCCGCCGACGTCGTGTCCGGCGCGTTCCCGGCCGAAGAGCACTCCTACCGCTGA